Proteins from a single region of Eretmochelys imbricata isolate rEreImb1 chromosome 20, rEreImb1.hap1, whole genome shotgun sequence:
- the LOC144277660 gene encoding uncharacterized protein LOC144277660, translating to MDGKATANGPPPPQTNGTATAGKGAAAAGQPAAKPKPAKNAVRSAPVSGARRPATTHAHPPAAPGGGSKPLSNGVPPRAEASQRKPPAAASAPKAGAAVAKPTPAKAVARKPAGESGAKPSEKAGPGKAGQLKAVRKTPVPAVALVPKSASVKPEKPESANPSRPPAPGTEYTRALASNKPAMAKPKQMAPPGGQASAVPQQQKNTAASAKKDLVRAAPISRARLAGSNPALDKIAGQVKTAKAKLPVEPKAKSHPVPAAPKGLEKPGPPGPKTSPKAGGSRPATPQRAVASTPKRLIAGSPGKKPPKKEASYNLEPVPVPRKKLLSSGQGEAKEAAANVLVASPDAPPGTERAAPEGGVRPLDEQGLTPEVGPLLPKPVPADKDALLPAPPAYSSREQTPVRDLEGVVGGGAPQEGGGSSGPEMVAAEPLSHQESCPGDQQLTGLSPPQGVGSPPREMLPTAGTWGPKPVGTELPDEMLTPQAEQSLVDTPAMLLDPCETGLAAAGEPLPCQEALMPAEHLDLWSEGKGRAVQDMTYLAPAQLDSSCPAGASQMLPLSEEIPRGGTGRWQSPSMSPKHPAEPGGEWEEETPAQPEAEWSMHEMDSLPRVGLEGVSPEDVAEPGAVELRGEQNEGSLSLTLPGHGQETQDALPLERGTQGARRGSGKMEDLDAEGMTSTEAVDASQGIEGLSGEPVRAGHEPGEAAAPPTEQLPEDSKGPEDQPSLASPPGMSLSGAGGSLPAELAGVTLRSPEEAELGYDHLGSPGDVAKVGSAEGEPLLKGGADVLEDPEPHAQRGSPLCPEVTMHKPQSLPLKSLELPQEPAQRPLHPGQLWSSSAESEGPPKSRSSKSSTLSGPDLAGKSSSETSTPEELREYDSSSGVESKSDEKPEQTFPRSPLEDLPGEQDLGIHMDKGDDEAETLPADELLGDLPTVSSEEEGELDGDLLKEPDFPAMGKPLVCRAASPPRKPSLEESELGSGDAGTGTPASTNSATSFDAAFHLPSTDSCGKSPGLSSLESEEHSTENTRDQIPKGAEPASLPETEEHSKISLPRDWGCQLERPLQMGLADEEEPASQPYGTAPRGPAAGESGAGLGPFSWGPCPPEILSTIYEVEGGAETPGQVPEEEDGSCQLLPADPRDKAPLHLGSLQATVMQQLISRTLLFSTTGEMPVGGRGAPVMSEVELGKWTDLLSPLDESRASITSVTSFSPEDVSSPQGDWTVVEVETFH from the exons ATGGATGGCAAAGCTACTGCCAAtgggccccccccgccccagaccaATGGCACGGCAACTGCTGGGAAAGGGGCGGCAGCAGCTGGCCAGCCTGCAGCAAAACCCAAGCCTGCCAAGAACGCTGTGAGATCAGCCCCCGTCTCTGGAGCTAGGCGGCCTGCGACCACCCACGCCCATCCCCCCGCGGCCCCGGGTGGCGGCTCCAAGCCGCTCAGCAATGGGGTGCCCCCGAGGGCCGAAGCCTCGCAGAGGAAGCCACCGGCAGCAGCATCAGCACCCAAAGCTGGTGCTGCCGTTGCCAAGCCCACTCCGGCCAAAGCGGTGGCCAGGAAGCCGGCGGGCGAGAGTGGGGCAAAGCCTTCAGAGAAGGCTGGGCCGGGCAAGGCCGGGCAGCTGAAGGCCGTGAGGAAGACGCCGGTCCCAGCTGTGGCCTTGG TCCCAAAGTCGGCCTCAGTGAAGCCTGAGAAACCGGAATCTGCTAACCCTTCCAG ACCCCCTGCTCCAGGGACGGAGTACACCAGAGCCCTGGCCAGTAACAAACCAGCCATGGCCAAACCTAAGCAGATGGCGCCACCTGGTGGCCAGGCCTCAGCAGTACCACAGCAGCAGAAGAACACGGCCGCCTCCGCAAAGAAAG ACCTCGTCAGAGCTGCCCCCATCTCCAGGGCCCGGCTAGCTGGCTCAAACCCTGCTCTCGACAAGATTGCTGGCCAGGTCAAAACTGCCAAAGCCAAGCTCCCGGTGGAGCCCAAGGCCAAGAGCCACCCAGTCCCTGCCGCTCCCAAGGGCCTGGAGAAGCCAGGGCCTCCGGGGCCGAAGACCTCTCCCAAGGCAGGGGGCAGCCGTCCTGCCACCCCACAGAGAGCGGTGGCCTCCACCCCGAAGAGGCTGATTGCTGGGAGCCCTGGCAAGAAGCCCCCTAAGAAAGAGGCTAGCTACAACCTGGAGCCAGTGCCCGTGCCCAGGAAAAAGCTGCTTTCCTCAGGGCAAGGAGAGGCCAAGGAAGCTGCTGCCAATGTCCTTGTGGCCTCTCCTGATGCCCCGCCTGGCACGGAAAGGGCAGCCCCTGAGGGCGGCGTGAGGCCTCTGGATGAGCAAGGATTAACGCCAGAGGTGGGCCCGCTCCTGCCCAAGCCGGTCCCTGCAGACAAGgatgctctgctcccagcacctccagccTATAGCTCACGGGAGCAAACACCCGTCAGGGACCTGGAAGGGGTGGTTGGAGGTGGAGCACCCCAGGAAGGAGGAGGCTCATCTGGCCCAGAGATGGTGGcagctgagcctctgtcccacCAAGAGAGCTGTCCTGGAGACCAGCAGCTGACTGGTCTCTCCCCACCACAAGGGGTTGGCTCTCCTCCCAGGGAGATGCTGCCCACAGCAGGCACCTGGGGGCCAAAGCCAGTGGGCACAGAGCTCCCTGATGAGATGCTCACACCCCAGGCAGAGCAGAGCCTGGTGGACACCCCAGCTATGCTTCTAGACCCCTGTGAGACTGGCCTAGCAGCCGCGGGGGAACCATTGCCCTGCCAGGAAGCCCTGATGCCTGCTGAGCACCTGGACTTGTGGTCGGAAGGCAAAGGAAGAGCGGTTCAGGACATGACctacctggccccagcccagctggaTTCCTCCTGCCCAGCCGGGGCCTCCCAGATGCTGCCCCTCAGTGAAGAGATCCCTCGGGGTGGCACAGGGAGATGGCAATCTCCATCCATGTCACCGAAGCACCCGGCAGAGCcagggggggagtgggaggaagagaCGCCGGCACAGCCAGAGGCAGAGTGGTCAATGCACGAGATGGACTCATTGCCTCGGGTTGGCCTGGAGGGGGTCTCCCCGGAAgatgtggcagagccaggagccgTGGAGCTGAGAGGGGAGCAGAACGAGGGGAGTCTCTCTCTGACCCTGCCAGGGCATGGACAGGAGACCCAGGATGCTCTTCCCCTGGAGAGAGGAACACAGGGCGCTCGCAGGGGCTCTGGAAAGATGGAGGATCTGGATGCTGAAGGAATGACTAGTACAGAGGCAGTGGATGCTTCCCAGGGAATAGAGGGGCTCAGCGGAGAGCCTGTCCGTGCAGGGCATGAGCCAGGGGAGGCGGCTGCTCCTCCCACAGAACAGCTCCCTGAGGACAGCAAGGGCCCTGAAGACCAACCCAGTCTTGCTTCTCCTCCTGGCATGTCCCTCTCTGGTGCTGGAGGGTCTCTCCCTGCTGAGCTGGCCGGAGTCACCTTGAGAAGTCCTGAGGAAGCCGAGCTGGGATACGACCACCTAGGTTCTCCTGGAGACGTTGCCAAGGTGGGGTCTGCAGAAGGGGAGCCCTTACTGAAGGGTGGGGCTGATGTGCTGGAGGACCCAGAGCCACATGCCCAACGGGGGTCACCGCTGTGCCCCGAGGTGACCATGCACAAGCCTCAGAGCCTGCCCCTGAAGAGCCTGGAGCTGCCCCAGGAGCCAGCCCAACGCCCCCTGCACCCGGGGCAGCTGTGGTCCAGTAGCGCCGAGTCGGAGGGGCCGCCCAAGAGCCGCTCCTCCAAGTCCAGCACGCTGAGTGGCCCCGACCTGGCCGGCAAGAGCAGCAGTGAGACGAGCACCCCGGAGGAGCTGCGGGAGTACGACAGCAGCTCTGGTGTGGAGTCGAAGTCGGACGAGAAGCCAGAACAGACCTTCCCTCGCAGCCCCCTGGAGGACCTGCCGGGGGAGCAGGACCTGGGGATCCACATGGACAAGGGGGACGATGAGGCAGAGACCCTCCCAGCAGACGAGCTCCTAGGTGACCTGCCCACAGTGTCCTCTGAGGAGGAGGGCGAGCTGGACGGAGACCTCCTGAAGGAACCTGATTTCCCTGCCATGGGCAAGCCCCTGGTGTGCCGGGCGGCCTCCCCGCCCCGCAAGCCGTCCCTGGAGGAGTCGGAGCTGGGCTCGGGTGATGCTGGCACGGGGACGCCGGCCTCCACCAACTCGGCCACCTCCTTCGATGCTGCCTTCCACCTTCCCTCCACCGACAGCTGCGGGAAGAGCCCCGGCCTCTCCTCCCTGGAGAGCGAAGAGCACTCGACCGAGAACACCAGAGACCAGATCCCCAAGGGCGCCGAGCCGGCCAGCCTCCCCGAGAcagaagagcacagcaaaatCTCCCTCCCCAGGGACTGGGGCTGCCAGCTGGAACGCCCCCTGCAGATGGGCCTGGCGGACGAGGAGGAACCGGCCTCCCAGCCCTATGGCACTGCTCCCCGTGGCCCGGCGGCAG GTGAGAGTGGGGCTGGCCTGGGGCCCTTCTCctgggggccctgcccccctgaaATCCTCTCCACCATCTACGAGGTGGAAGGAGGCGCAGAGACCCCTGGGCAGGTGCCGGAAGAGGAGGATGGGAGCTGCCAGCTCCTGCCCGCTGACCCCCGTGACAAGGCCCCCCTGCACCTGGGAAGCCTCCAAGCAAC